Proteins found in one Aneurinibacillus uraniidurans genomic segment:
- the rodA gene encoding rod shape-determining protein RodA, with product MEFDKKYIRNLDWLLILLLMCLGIFSFIGISGATTSANYEWKQVIWYGFGFLVLTGVLLFDYHSFSNGAYALYGFGLVLIIGVLFTPLKSGAHSWYQLGVIDFQPSELMKIFTIIAVARYLSKMDELEESIADFRHLFRILLLIGVPTFLIFIQPDLGTSLVFMGILFSILIVAGLPVRYFAIMGALVAIFLGSLMYIFTYHQQFFTEHIMHEYQWMRIASWLDPYNDKYKKEGYQLRQSLTAIGSGQLAGKGINQGTQARNGWVPVGESDFVFTVIGEELGFIGSSILIFLYFFFVYRMVRIAMEAKDTFGMYVIAGVIGMYVFQIFENIGMTIQLMPITGIPLPFISYGGSSLITNFLVMGIVLNIGMRRKKLMFD from the coding sequence ATGGAGTTCGACAAGAAATATATACGGAATTTAGACTGGCTGTTGATTTTACTTTTGATGTGCCTCGGTATTTTTAGTTTTATCGGGATTTCCGGGGCGACGACTTCAGCTAACTACGAATGGAAGCAAGTAATCTGGTACGGGTTTGGGTTTCTTGTTCTGACCGGGGTTTTGCTGTTTGATTATCATTCGTTTAGCAATGGGGCGTATGCGCTGTATGGATTCGGGCTTGTTCTGATTATCGGGGTGTTATTCACTCCCTTAAAAAGTGGTGCGCACAGTTGGTATCAGCTGGGTGTAATTGACTTTCAGCCTTCTGAGTTGATGAAAATTTTTACAATTATAGCGGTCGCCCGGTATTTATCGAAGATGGATGAGTTGGAAGAAAGTATTGCAGATTTCCGTCATCTGTTTCGCATCCTTTTGCTTATAGGTGTGCCGACTTTTTTAATTTTCATACAACCGGATCTTGGGACTTCACTCGTCTTCATGGGTATTTTGTTCAGCATATTAATCGTAGCAGGCTTGCCTGTCCGGTATTTTGCCATTATGGGTGCGCTTGTTGCTATTTTTCTCGGATCGCTGATGTATATTTTCACGTATCACCAGCAGTTTTTTACTGAGCATATTATGCATGAGTACCAGTGGATGAGGATTGCGTCCTGGCTGGACCCATATAACGATAAATATAAGAAGGAAGGCTACCAGCTTCGTCAGTCACTGACGGCGATCGGGTCCGGCCAGCTTGCCGGCAAAGGAATTAATCAGGGCACACAGGCACGTAATGGCTGGGTGCCAGTTGGGGAAAGTGACTTTGTATTTACCGTTATTGGGGAAGAGCTTGGCTTTATCGGTTCGAGTATTTTAATCTTTCTGTATTTCTTTTTTGTATACAGGATGGTGCGCATTGCGATGGAGGCTAAAGATACGTTTGGTATGTATGTCATAGCCGGTGTGATCGGAATGTATGTGTTTCAGATTTTCGAGAACATCGGCATGACGATTCAATTGATGCCTATTACCGGGATCCCGCTTCCGTTCATCAGTTATGGAGGAAGTTCGCTTATCACAAACTTTCTTGTTATGGGGATTGTGCTGAACATCGGGATGCGCCGCAAAAAGCTTATGTTTGATTAA